A window of the Bdellovibrio sp. ZAP7 genome harbors these coding sequences:
- a CDS encoding low specificity L-threonine aldolase, producing the protein MNRGFGSDNHAGVHPRILESLAKANVEHAPSYGTDEWTEQAVGAFRSHFGEQSQVFFVFNGTAANVTALRAITRPWQSVLCADVSHINMDECGAPEQMGGFKLQTVPTVDGKLSVAALENQFIRRGDQHFSQAAVLSITQPTELGTVYRLEELRSLIGWARERKLLVHIDGARLSNAAVSLGLGFKEFTTDLGVDVVSFGGTKNGLMMGEAVIFLNKALAHDFKYVRKQSSQLPSKSRFIACQFIEYFKNDLWKDIAGNSLERAQELYEAIREVPGVGVRAKPTSNAVFATIPSAWVKPLREKFFFYVWDEKTFECRWMTSWDTQSSDVQNFANAIKELSR; encoded by the coding sequence ATGAATCGCGGTTTTGGCAGCGACAATCATGCGGGTGTTCACCCCAGGATTTTAGAATCATTGGCAAAGGCCAATGTCGAACACGCGCCATCTTATGGAACCGACGAATGGACCGAACAAGCTGTTGGCGCATTTCGCTCGCACTTTGGTGAACAATCCCAGGTCTTTTTTGTTTTCAATGGCACCGCTGCAAATGTCACCGCTTTGCGTGCGATCACTCGCCCCTGGCAAAGTGTTCTTTGTGCCGATGTTTCTCATATCAATATGGACGAGTGTGGCGCTCCCGAGCAAATGGGTGGTTTCAAACTGCAAACAGTGCCGACTGTCGATGGAAAACTTTCGGTCGCAGCTTTAGAAAATCAATTCATCCGCCGCGGCGATCAGCACTTTTCTCAGGCTGCGGTCTTAAGTATCACTCAGCCAACAGAGCTTGGGACGGTCTATAGGTTGGAAGAACTGCGTTCTTTGATCGGTTGGGCTCGCGAGCGTAAACTCTTGGTACATATCGACGGAGCGCGCTTAAGCAATGCGGCAGTATCTTTGGGGCTGGGCTTTAAAGAATTCACGACAGATTTGGGAGTCGATGTAGTCAGCTTTGGCGGGACAAAAAATGGCCTGATGATGGGTGAAGCTGTGATTTTTCTGAATAAAGCTTTAGCGCATGATTTTAAATATGTGCGCAAACAAAGCAGCCAACTTCCTTCCAAATCCCGCTTTATCGCCTGCCAGTTTATCGAGTATTTTAAAAATGATTTATGGAAAGACATTGCTGGAAACTCTTTGGAGCGCGCTCAAGAACTTTATGAAGCAATCCGTGAAGTTCCCGGTGTTGGCGTTCGTGCAAAGCCGACCAGCAACGCTGTCTTTGCCACAATTCCCTCCGCCTGGGTGAAACCCTTGCGCGAGAAATTTTTCTTTTATGTTTGGGACGAAAAAACTTTCGAGTGCCGCTGGATGACTTCCTGGGACACGCAAAGTTCCGACGTTCAAAATTTTGCCAATGCTATTAAGGAGCTTTCACGATGA